The sequence aAAATTTTTGTTACTGcgattagttttatttttgtgacatagttttattttattttgtttcattATTTGTTCGTCTTCTTTGCTTTTCAATTGTTCGACATCAAATCACTGTTAGTTGTTGGGACTAACAAGTTCTTTGTAGTTGAAGGAGTTGTTAGTAGTGCATTTACATATTTTGCACAATAGTTGAATGAACGTTTCAACTATTGTATCTTTTGAGCGGTAATTGAATAAAGACGTTTATAAAGTTAACTATAATACTACAATATTTTTCATATGATTTtattttagcttttttttttatcaaatggTCCTGGAATATGGTGGTCGATCAGTTGACTTGTTTTTCTGTTTCTAATCCTAATTGTGTTTTCAATGGGAGCGATGtcttgatttgattgcatgctattattttagttaattgatattttaataaaattgcatgatttattacaaaaaaataaaaataaaaatagttttgGGTAAGTCTACAGCACACCCTTAAAGGAGTGTTTCGGTAGACTTCTTATCTGTTTCagtactaaaaataatttttagtctaattttttttttcatgatcatgcatgttatagttatttaagagcacatgtaaattttcaaaaaattccaACTAGTTTACAATGTCGAAAATAAgatttactttttattatacGCGTAACTATTTTTTCTTATACGCACGGTTAAGTAACTGTTTAAACCTTACTTTAGGCATTATaaactatttaaaattttctaaaaaattgcaagtagtcttaaataattacaacgtatacgatcatgaaaaaaaaatagaccaaAATAGCTTTCTAGATGccaaaatagataaaaaaaaaatctaccaTAAAGACTTTAATGGATCTGTTTGGAGAACCCTTTAGTGTTTGCTATCTAAGAATTGTCTCGAACTTCGTGAAATACTCTTTTATCTCGCTCTCGTTACAAACAAAAAAGCAGAGATGTACCCAGATATACTATTATATACGATGAATGTGCAACTAGGAAAGCAACTACTTTTGAATTTTCTAACTTCAGCTAGCTAATTAGTTTACTATTGCGCTGAATGGAACGAGACCTTGGACAACTATCCTTGGCATGCGTGTTATTGGCTCGCCTACTAAACTCCTACGGTCTTGCTACCAAGTATTCTCTCTTTACTCAGGTAAGGGTGCACTAAGAAAGATTGCCACAACAACATAAGGAAAAAGTATATATACCCGTAAATAAAACTACTTCAATAGAAAAAAActtaatatttgtatatatcgCTGCGATCCCACCAAAGCACCCTCGTCTTGaaagaataattaattacaccCTAGTTTTATTTCATATCCTTCTATGAAAAATTGAGTGTTGAGTCCCATCCTAGCGCATTCGAATCGTTCCTTGCCTAGCAGATACGCAGGTGCCCCCTCGTGCAAGCTTTTCTAATCGCATACAATTGATTGGATTGATTTGAAAAGCTCGAACCTTGATtcgtaaaaataaaattattagtttatgataatattattaaagCATTCGACCCTTGTAGATCAATTTTAGCTTTTACAGGATCGTAACTATGTTTACATTTTTATGGTCGGTCTGGTGATCAACAATATCTTTAATGACTTCGAAAGATGGTTCTTGCGCGACTAGTCTTAACACACCCATTTCCCCGAAGCAGTCAAATACTTATTGGGCAACTTAGAAGTTTACAGTGTAATCGTAGGTTCACCTTCTAATTCAGGATTTATGCTGGGTAATAAATATACACCGCCATTGCTTGCGCAATCTTAAAGAAAAGAGAGTTCAATCTAAAAAAAAAGCTAGCAAAGCTTTAGTCATTGGACTACATCCATCTATCTTACCTATACAATAACCATTCTATCTAAAAACTTTGTAGATGtcaaaatagataaaaaaaattgtaccaTAACAACTCTAATAGATTTACTATAGAAATTTCCAATAGTAACAACAACAAGATTACCTATATAATAGTAGTAATTATAGTCATTAGTAAACCTTTAAGCTTAAAAATATCCTCAAATAATCACAAAACACAAAAGCAATACATTCATAGTGGACCCCACCTTCAAAATAGCCTTCATTTTCTATTCTCTCACTTACAATTTTTACCAGATCCACCCACCAACCctttctaaaaaataattaaaaattaaataaataaaatccaaaACCCCAAATCAGTAAATCTGGACCGTCCATCTCAAAACCCCTAACCCTATATATACCCCTTCATCTCCACCATTCATCTTCGTCTCACtctcatttctctctctctctctctctcttctcagaTCGAATCAGAGCTCAGATCAGATCTGAAAACATGTCTCTCTCCGTCGAGAAAACCACCGCCGGCCGTGAATACAAGGTCAAGGACCTTTCTCAGGCCGATTTCGGTCGTCTCGAGATCGAACTCGCGGAGGTCGAAATGCCAGGTCTCGTCTCGTGCCGTACTGAATTCGGTCCATCTCAGCCATTTAAGGGAGCCAGAATCACTGGTTCTCTTCACATGACTATTCAGACTGCTGTTCTTATCGAAACCCTAACCGCACTCGGTGCTGAGGTGAGATGGTGCTCCTGCAACATTTTCTCGACTCAGGATCACGCTGCGGCCGCCATAGCTCGTGATTCGGCTGCTGTTTTTGCTTGGAAAGGTGAGACTCTTCAAGAGTATTGGTGGTGTACTGAGCGTGCTCTTGATTGGGGTCCAGGTGGTGGTCCAGATCTGATTGTTGATGATGGTGGTGATGCTACGCTTTTGATTCATGAGGGAGTTAAGGCTGAGGAGATCTATGAAAAGACTGGTCAGTTGCCTGATCCTACTTCTACTGATAATGTTGAGTTTCAACTTGTTCTTGGGATTATTAAGGAAGGTTTGAAGACTGATCCTAAGAGATACCACAAGATGAAGGATAGACTTGTTGGTGTTTCTGAAGAAACTACTACTGGTGTTAAGAGGCTTTACCAGATGCAAGCTAATGGAACTTTGTTGTTCCCTGCTATCAATGTTAACGACTCTGTTACCAAGAGCAAGGTAAAAACTTAGATCTGTGTTTATTTTTGCTTTTTTTGATTCAGATCTGATATGATTCAATcgattttttttggattttaatGCTTATTTAACTTGCAGATCTACTTTATCTTCTGCTTTTTCAGCTcagatcttatatatatatatatttagcatGCTTAGGGTTTTAGTTCTTACAGGTTCGAATCTTCTTAGGGTTTGAATATTGATAAACAATTCAATTAGGGTTTTTCATATCTTTAGGAATAAACTaagattaaattttttctttaatctgTTTTATGCTTAGGGTTTTAGGTCTTACAGGTTGAATCTAAGTAAGGTTTGAACATTGATAAACAATTCAATTATGGTTTTTTCCGACAGGGATTTGCTTTTCCTTATCTGTaggaataataaaataatatttaatttaattatatatataatatatataattcttgAATCTAAGGAAGGTTTTTGAACATTGATAAACAATTCAATTAGGGTTTGTTTTTTCGAACAGGGGTTTGCTTTTCCATATTTGTAGGAATAAAATAAGATTTAATATAATGTGTATTTTCTTTACTCTGTTTTCTGCATAGGAGTTTAGCTATTACAGGTTGAATCTAATCTAAGTAAAGTTTGAACATTGATAAAGGGTTTTGCTCCTACATATGTGTAGGAATAAGATAAGATTAAATATAATGTAGATATAAAGTTGCTCTGTTCAAATACTTTACTTTCATTTGAATTAAAGAAATTGCTTTAATTGAAAATAATTGTGTTTTTGAACATTGGTTTTTTGGGACAGGGATTTGGTTCCATATTTGTAGGAATAAAGTAAGATTGAATTTAATAATGTATATAAAGTTGCTCTGGTTTTTCTGCTCAAATctcatatatgtatttatatattattctttACTCTGTTTCTTGCTTAGGATTTGAATTCTTACAGGTTAATCTAATCTATGTAAGGTTTGAACATTAATAAAGGGTTTTGCTTTTACATATTTGTAGAAatgtaatgtatatataaagtTGCTCTGTTCAATTACTCTACTTTCATTTGAATCAAATGAATAGCTTTTGTTGAATATaattttgtgttttggatgaTTGATAACAGTTCGACAACTTGTACGGATGCCGTCACTCTCTCCCAGATGGTCTTATGAGGGCCACTGATGTTATGATTGCTGGAAAGGTTGCCGTTGTTTGCGGTTACGGAGATGTCGGAAAGGGTTGTGCTGCTGCTCTCAAGCAAGCCGGAGCCCGTGTGATCGTGACCGAGATCGACCCCATCTGTGCCCTTCAGGCTCTCATGGAAGGTCTCCAAGTCTTGACACTCGAAGACGTTGTCTCCGATGCTGATATCTTCGTCACCACCACCGGTAACAAAGACATCATCATGGTTGACCACATGAGGAAGATGAAGAACAACGCCATTGTCTGCAACATCGGTCACTTCGACAACGAAATCGACATGTTGGGTCTCGAGACCTACCCCGGTGTTAAGAGAATCACCATCAAGCCACAAACCGACAGGTGGGTCTTCCCCGAGACCAACGTCGGTATCATTGTCTTGGCCGAGGGACGTTTGATGAACTTGGGTTGTGCCACCGGACACCCTAGTTTCGTCATGTCTTGCTCATTCACCAACCAAGTCATCGCCCAACTCGAGCTCTGGAACGAGAAGTCATCTGGGAAATACAAGAAGGAGGTTTACGTCTTGCCTAAGCATCTCGACGAGAAGGTCGCCGCTCTTCACTTGGGCAAACTCGGAGCTAGACTCACCAAGCTCTCCAAGGACCAAGCTGACTACATCAGTGTGCCAGTTGAGGGACCATACAAGCCTGTTCACTACAGGTACTGAGCAATTGTTTGGTCAATTGAATGACCTCTCTGAGTTGAGAAACCATAAAAATTTCGAAGAATTGATTTGTTTACTTTGTCACAATTTGATGTGGTAGTAGAATACTAGAACTTTGATTTTTGTAGGgtgtgtttttttatatttggtggtggtggtggttttgGGGTGAAGTGTATGGAAATTGGTCTCTGATGAAGAAGACCTTTTTAATATGGATTTGGGTTTTTAATAAGGAATGGATTTTGGGTTGTGTTGGggaatcaatatatatataatatgatatgatATAATATAGAGAAAATGGTAAAAGGAATGAATTTACTTTTTGCCCACATTGAGTGTGTTTTTTCTTtcatatgcttttcttatgaatttctggttcgAAATCAAAATCAACCATTTTTACTATTATTGAGTTTTAAAATGTGGTAATAATCTAAAGAATGGACTTGCATTCCTgtaatatatttttagaaaattgcacactatactttttttatattgtcttcttttatttttactttttttttttaaagtctattatttttacttctttttttaaacattttaccAATTTTGCCCATGTCCCTTCAAGATCCTCTCTATACGACTCTCTCTAGGGTTAAAAATGTGGTTTATTGCTATATTGTAGCatacttaataaaaaattactaacgaTTGTGTTAAATTTGGCACATAATAAAAGTTATCTGATAATATAATTAGAGGTAATTGaggaattttaattatattttgaatataattatagataaatttttcattttaaatattaattataaacttatttttattttaaattttattgaaaatgTTGTTATATGTGGTTATTTTGACAACCAAAATTGGAGATATTATTCTTACCAcataatttttctataatttCAAACAATTATTAGTTTTGAATAGTAGAATAGATTATAGTGactttttttgtataatttttgtcATGTTGTTTCGTTTTTCTGCATAGAAGTTAAAGTAGGTAGGGTCCCTTGTAAAGATgatttgtttttactttttgttGTTAAGTGGGTAACCAAAAGTTTGTTTGGTATGTATTGCTAGTCATTTTCTCTTTCTATTCATTCAATTACAATTTTCTCTTCCTTTGTCTTGAGATAAGGTTAGTAGACCAAAAACCAagaaataaaatacaaatatttatatattttttttgataattcctaatattatattttactatatattaaaatattatatatttagatgtctattaaaattaatcccacttataattttacataaaatattacataaaatataattcaatataatactatacggtgtacaataattttcaaatatagtaaaggtttttttttttttactcatgAGGTGGTATAACGTTATTAGATTCCAcatattttgatttaataaataatataagaaactGCTAACTACTTACAACGCGCTATATCTATATGGTGTTAGGCACCTTAAGGTAAGGGTGACAATTCGTATTCGTGTCGTGTCGAGATCCATGTATAATAGATATATACTGAATCCGAATAAACGGGTTGACACGACATGACTCATGTAATCTGTTTATAAGCATATTTTGTTTAAATATGTCAACCAATAACACGTTTATGAAGTATTCAACACGTTTATAACTCATTTATGATATGTACAAGtactaaaataactttaaataagTCATTAACGAGCCAGTTTCGTGTTAACCGTGTCAACCCGAACACGACCAGGTCGTTTATTAAACGGGTTAGACGAGTCAACCTGAACACGACCTAAACCCATTTAAGGCAAATCCAAACCCGTTAATTCTCGTACGGGTTTTGAATCGTGTTATCGTGTCTGACTTATTTTGCCGGCCCTACCTTAAAgtacctaatagcaatgctctataGTAAATTTTCGATTTAAGCAAGAAGAAGTAATCCTAACAAATGGATTACACTTACACCATTACAACCACTCAATGATTCTTAGGACTAAGCAAAGAAACTCTAATACTACTTATCTGTTACTCTATACAATCCAAATGAAGACACTTTTTATCACACAGACAACCATTTTTATTAGCCCAACTATCCCTGCCAAAGCTACAAAATAGATGCTCGAAAAATTTAAGGTTTAGAAACCAACCAACCAACCAACCACTTCAAATGTTCTCCAACGACAGTAAGAAACTAATAGAAAAATaacctttaattaattttacaagcAAAAATATTCATAATCTATTCACAAAACGACGATTTGTATTTTGAAGTTTAGCCGAAAAAAGTGCAATCAAAATCACGCTTCCAAGTCCCGACAACTTTAATCAGCAGGTGTAGTGAGCTCATCGGAGGATGATGGACTTTGCATTACTCCGATGAATGTCGGTCAACATATGATTGGAGAAAAAGTGAAAAAAtgaatcaattttcgaaaatcttaACTTCAGTAGAGGCCAATATTTGTGtaaataaaatgtattttgCAAACCCAGATTTACTATTTAAACATACTAAGAACTATTTCAACTAAAGTTCATTCCAAACACAAGTTAATCAAGTTCAAGGGCAGCACATTTGTGTCAAAATCAATCCCAAAAAGGAATAAGAtttagattttctttttcattacaAAGTTTTCGCTTAAAGCCTCTTCTATCCTATCCTCCATCAATTCAGAGCTTTCGAGCTTCTGTTCATATAAATGAGGCCATTCCTTGGGTC is a genomic window of Cannabis sativa cultivar Pink pepper isolate KNU-18-1 chromosome 9, ASM2916894v1, whole genome shotgun sequence containing:
- the LOC115722395 gene encoding adenosylhomocysteinase 1; amino-acid sequence: MSLSVEKTTAGREYKVKDLSQADFGRLEIELAEVEMPGLVSCRTEFGPSQPFKGARITGSLHMTIQTAVLIETLTALGAEVRWCSCNIFSTQDHAAAAIARDSAAVFAWKGETLQEYWWCTERALDWGPGGGPDLIVDDGGDATLLIHEGVKAEEIYEKTGQLPDPTSTDNVEFQLVLGIIKEGLKTDPKRYHKMKDRLVGVSEETTTGVKRLYQMQANGTLLFPAINVNDSVTKSKFDNLYGCRHSLPDGLMRATDVMIAGKVAVVCGYGDVGKGCAAALKQAGARVIVTEIDPICALQALMEGLQVLTLEDVVSDADIFVTTTGNKDIIMVDHMRKMKNNAIVCNIGHFDNEIDMLGLETYPGVKRITIKPQTDRWVFPETNVGIIVLAEGRLMNLGCATGHPSFVMSCSFTNQVIAQLELWNEKSSGKYKKEVYVLPKHLDEKVAALHLGKLGARLTKLSKDQADYISVPVEGPYKPVHYRY